From Enterococcus mundtii, the proteins below share one genomic window:
- a CDS encoding bifunctional hydroxymethylpyrimidine kinase/phosphomethylpyrimidine kinase: protein MKKIVTIGGSDPFAGGGIQSDLKTFENHHIFGMSALTCIGMLDSDGSFILETIPPEWLAKQLDSIQRMTDLDGIKIGLLHSLEAIDVVKDFLTYFEDIPIVIDPVFAFKETSNTLNQAYMQKMIQELFPFADILTPNLKEASLLYGQPVQTFLQMIDCAKYIHSLGAKNVVIKGGTRIIGNEALDVLFNGKETISFRREKLEEQTVNGAGCTFASAIAANLALDYPLADAVARSKAFVYDCILNGVMMNDQTGSVWSKGKGVEITNEY from the coding sequence GTGAAGAAAATAGTAACGATTGGCGGCTCTGATCCGTTTGCTGGTGGCGGCATACAGTCCGATCTAAAAACATTTGAAAACCATCATATTTTTGGGATGAGTGCATTGACCTGTATCGGAATGCTTGACTCAGATGGTTCGTTTATATTAGAGACGATCCCGCCTGAATGGTTAGCCAAGCAGTTAGATTCGATTCAACGTATGACAGATTTAGATGGGATAAAAATTGGCTTATTGCATTCATTGGAAGCCATTGACGTTGTGAAGGATTTCCTTACATATTTTGAGGATATTCCCATTGTGATCGATCCTGTGTTTGCCTTTAAGGAAACATCAAATACCTTGAATCAAGCCTATATGCAAAAAATGATACAGGAGTTATTTCCTTTTGCGGATATATTGACCCCAAATTTGAAAGAAGCCTCCCTGCTCTATGGTCAACCAGTTCAGACATTTCTTCAAATGATCGATTGTGCAAAATATATTCATTCACTTGGTGCTAAGAACGTAGTGATCAAAGGTGGCACTAGGATTATTGGTAATGAAGCACTGGATGTTTTATTCAATGGAAAGGAAACAATTTCCTTTAGGCGAGAAAAGTTAGAAGAACAGACTGTCAACGGTGCAGGATGTACGTTTGCTTCCGCGATTGCTGCAAATCTGGCCTTAGATTATCCTTTGGCAGATGCGGTTGCCCGGAGTAAGGCTTTTGTTTATGACTGTATCTTGAATGGTGTCATGATGAATGACCAAACAGGAAGTGTTTGGTCAAAAGGAAAAGGAGTGGAAATAACGAATGAATACTAA
- a CDS encoding ECF transporter S component: protein MNTKKIAIYAMLTALTVGISLVILIPIPGTNGFVTLCEVGIYTAAALFGPMGGLIVGAGSGLFIDLLSGYPQWAIFSLLIHGLQGLVAGSFAGKGSVRWGIGLSLGTIIMVAGYFFASWLLYDWPVGVASLPSNLVQNIVGIVVAIPLIKALMRLPLQQSTVKNK from the coding sequence ATGAATACTAAAAAAATTGCGATTTATGCCATGCTGACGGCTTTAACTGTGGGGATCTCTTTGGTCATCTTGATCCCAATACCTGGAACCAACGGATTTGTCACCTTATGTGAAGTCGGCATTTATACCGCAGCTGCCCTTTTTGGTCCGATGGGTGGATTGATCGTTGGTGCAGGAAGTGGCTTGTTTATTGATTTATTATCCGGCTATCCCCAATGGGCGATCTTCTCTTTATTGATCCACGGCTTACAAGGACTGGTTGCTGGCTCTTTTGCAGGTAAAGGTTCTGTACGTTGGGGCATTGGGCTATCACTTGGTACGATCATCATGGTGGCAGGCTACTTCTTTGCTAGTTGGTTGCTTTATGACTGGCCCGTCGGTGTCGCATCTTTACCAAGTAATTTGGTCCAAAATATCGTCGGTATCGTGGTGGCGATTCCACTTATAAAGGCATTGATGCGTTTACCTCTGCAACAATCAACGGTAAAAAACAAATAA
- a CDS encoding TIGR01440 family protein: protein MEVSKDSFKQQLSEIVSDVLDEANLKAGDLFVLGCSTSEIVGGHIGKNSNAEIGQWVIETLKEQLDPLDISLAVQGCEHLNRALVVERPVAEKKQFEIVSVIPALHAGGACSVSAFEQFSDPVEVEHVVAQAGIDIGDTAIGMHIKHVQVPVRPRSNTLGHAHVTALRSRPKYIGGPRAQYE from the coding sequence ATGGAAGTATCAAAAGACAGTTTCAAACAACAATTATCTGAAATAGTTTCTGACGTCCTCGATGAAGCCAATCTTAAAGCTGGCGATCTATTCGTTCTAGGATGCAGTACTAGTGAAATTGTTGGTGGACATATTGGTAAAAACTCAAATGCAGAAATCGGACAATGGGTCATCGAAACATTGAAAGAACAATTAGACCCTCTTGACATTTCGTTAGCAGTCCAAGGCTGTGAACACCTTAATCGAGCATTAGTCGTCGAACGTCCAGTAGCGGAAAAGAAACAATTTGAGATCGTCTCTGTCATTCCGGCACTCCATGCAGGAGGTGCCTGCTCAGTTTCAGCATTTGAACAATTCAGCGATCCCGTCGAAGTGGAACATGTCGTTGCTCAAGCAGGAATCGACATCGGTGATACTGCGATCGGGATGCACATCAAGCATGTTCAAGTGCCTGTACGTCCTCGTTCTAACACATTAGGTCATGCGCATGTCACTGCTTTACGGTCTCGTCCTAAATACATTGGCGGACCTCGCGCGCAATACGAATAA